Proteins encoded together in one Desulfomonilaceae bacterium window:
- a CDS encoding RtcB family protein — protein sequence MRTTGLTREKPYRVRRIDEVRWEIPRVGGMRVPGLIYSDSRLFPDVEKDNSCDQVYNVAHLPGIVSRSIALPDIHWGYGFPIGGVAAFDMDEGVVSPGGVGYDINCGVRLATTKLSKADVLPGLKDLIDSLYSNIPCGLGSRGAIVLNKKAMSEVTRSGASWAIKQGMGDESDLDRIEDHGAIEGAESASISDRSFERGKDQLGTLGSGNHFLEIGFISDIFEPDIAESWGLTVGQITLMVHSGSRGFGYQVCDEFLARMVKMVAKDKIDLPDKQLACARLNTPLAREYLSSMAAAANFAFANRQILMSLAQDSWQRSMGLAPRELGLKLLYDVCHNIAKFETHTVDGRTSRLLVHRKGATRALPPSHHLLPPIFRHTGQPVLIPGDMGRASYVLVGAEGSMKQTFGSACHGAGRVLSRNEALRRTKGRSIERELEEKEIYARSAGRKTMREEFPEAYKDVSAVVEVVQIAGLAKRVARIKPMGVIKG from the coding sequence ATGAGAACTACGGGCTTAACCAGAGAAAAGCCTTATAGGGTCAGACGTATCGACGAAGTCCGATGGGAAATACCCAGGGTTGGGGGCATGAGAGTTCCCGGACTAATATATTCCGATTCCAGGCTCTTTCCTGATGTTGAAAAGGATAACAGTTGTGATCAGGTCTATAATGTCGCTCATCTGCCAGGGATAGTTTCACGGTCCATTGCATTGCCGGACATACACTGGGGTTACGGTTTCCCCATAGGCGGAGTTGCGGCTTTTGACATGGATGAAGGGGTCGTCTCGCCCGGAGGAGTCGGATACGACATTAATTGTGGCGTTAGACTGGCCACAACAAAACTCTCCAAAGCTGATGTCCTGCCAGGGTTGAAGGACCTTATAGACTCTCTCTACTCTAATATTCCTTGTGGGCTGGGCTCAAGAGGAGCAATTGTCCTCAATAAGAAGGCTATGTCCGAGGTTACCCGATCAGGAGCTAGCTGGGCGATCAAACAGGGAATGGGCGACGAATCCGATCTTGACCGCATCGAGGATCATGGGGCGATTGAGGGAGCTGAATCAGCCTCTATAAGTGATCGCTCGTTTGAAAGAGGAAAGGACCAGCTCGGAACTTTAGGGTCAGGAAACCATTTTTTGGAGATCGGGTTTATCTCCGACATCTTTGAACCCGATATAGCTGAGTCCTGGGGCCTAACCGTGGGGCAGATAACTCTTATGGTTCACAGTGGTTCCAGAGGATTCGGTTACCAGGTTTGCGATGAATTCCTTGCGAGAATGGTCAAAATGGTCGCAAAGGACAAGATTGATCTGCCCGACAAGCAACTTGCCTGCGCGCGTTTAAACACGCCACTTGCTCGTGAATATCTATCCTCCATGGCCGCGGCGGCTAACTTCGCTTTCGCCAACCGTCAAATTCTGATGAGTTTAGCGCAAGACTCCTGGCAGCGTTCCATGGGACTTGCTCCACGTGAACTTGGGCTCAAATTATTATATGACGTTTGTCACAACATAGCCAAATTTGAAACTCATACTGTAGACGGTCGAACATCGAGACTACTAGTCCATCGAAAGGGAGCTACCAGAGCCTTACCCCCATCGCATCATCTACTTCCTCCAATTTTTAGACATACCGGTCAACCGGTTTTAATACCGGGCGATATGGGCCGAGCGTCTTATGTGCTTGTGGGAGCCGAGGGATCCATGAAACAGACTTTTGGCTCCGCTTGCCATGGCGCAGGAAGGGTACTTTCCAGAAATGAAGCTCTCAGAAGGACAAAAGGGCGCTCCATAGAGAGAGAACTCGAGGAAAAGGAAATTTACGCTCGTTCTGCAGGCAGAAAAACAATGCGTGAGGAATTTCCTGAGGCGTACAAGGATGTGAGCGCTGTGGTAGAAGTCGTGCAAATAGCGGGTTTGGCGAAAAGGGTCGCCCGAATCAAGCCGATGGGAGTCATCAAAGGCTGA